The nucleotide sequence CGGCCCGAGGCGTCGCGCTGGACCACGTACTTGGCCTGGCGGCCGGTCAGGCGGGTGTCGAAGGATTTCTCCATGCCTTCCAGGCCCACGTCGCCCACGCCCACAAATCCCATGACCTGGCTGGCGAGATGGCCGTTGGGATAAAACCGGCCGAACTCCTTGGTGAAATACACGCCGGGCAGGGCCGCTTCGCGGATCTTGGCGGCGGTGCGGTCGCCCACGCGCCAGGACAAATAGGCCATGCTGGACGGGCTTTGGAGCTTTTTCTTGACCCGCTGCTCCTTCATGTGGAGCACCTTGGCCAGGAAGGCCGCTGTCTTGTCGATGTCGACGATCTCCTTGGGACGCACGAAAAGCGCCTCGATCTCCACGCTCTTGGCCAAAAGCCGGCCGGTACGGTCATAAATTTCGCCGCGCGCGCCCTTGTCCACTTCCGAGGCGACATGCTGGCGCACGGCCTGCTGGGCCAGTTCCGGCCCGGCAACGATCTGCAGATAGCCGGCCCGGCTCCACAGAGCCAGCCAGGCCAACGCGAAAAAGACGCCCACGCAGGTGAGCTTGACCCGGCTCCAGTCGCGCACGGTGGCGTGCTGGCGTTGATCCTTGGGAGTCCTGCGCATGACGCGGCCCTGCCCTTCCGCAGCCCGGCCCGGGCCGGCTACTGTTCTCCCGCCGGAGCGGGTTTGAAGGGTTTGGGCTTGGACGCGGCGCTTACGGCCTCGGCGGCAACGGGTTTGGGCGACGCCTTGGCGGCGTCAACAGCGGCGGTTTTGGCGGCCTTGGCGGCGTCCACGGCAACAGGCTTGGCCTGGGTCTTGGCCGAGGCCTTGGCCGGCTCCACGGCCGTGGCGACCAGGGGCGAGGCTTCGATTTCGCCGTTTGCGGCCACGCGGCGGATCTGGCCGGGACGAGCCGGCCCGAGGCCATGCTCCTTGGCCAGTTCCCGCAGCCGGGCCGGAGTGACCAGGGTGTTGCGCTCCACTTCGAGCTTGGCCGAGAGGGTTTCCATCTCGTCGATCTGGCGCTGGATCTTGTTGAGCTCGTAGGCCAGGTCCACGCGCTCAATATTGACCCACACCAGCCCCAGGCCAAAGGCCAGCAGCAAGGCGAGGCTGAAGGCCATGGAAATGGCCCATTCCTTGGAAAGCGTACCCATGAAAGCCCCCTCTCCTTTACCCGGCGACGTCCGCTCCTGCATCCGGCAGCCGCTCGGCAACCCGCAGTTTGGCGCTGCGCGCCCTGGAGTTGTCCCGCACTTCCTCTTCCCCGGCCATGACGGGCTTTTTGGTCAGGATGCGCAACCTGGCCCGGTGCCCGCACACGCACACCACCTGCTCCCTGGGACAGATGCAATCCGTGGCCTCGGCGCGAAAGGCGCGCTTGACCAGCCGGTCCTCCAGGGAATGGAATGAAATGACGGCCACCCGGCCCCCAGGGGCCAAGTGGTCCGGAATGGCTTTGAGAAAAGCCTCCAGTTCCGCCAATTCCTCGTTGACGGCCATGCGCAGGGCCTGAAAGGTCCGCGTGGCCGGGTGCTGGCGGGCCGTGGCCCGCCACTTGGCCGGATAGGCCTGCCAGACCACCTCGGCCAGACGGGCCGTGGTGGTGATGGCTTCCTTTTCCCGGACGCTGACGATGGCTCGGGCTATACGCCCGGCCTGCGGATCCTCGCCGTATTCGCGGATGATCTCGCAAAGCCGGGCGTACGAGGCCAGATTGACCAGCCCTTCGGCGGTCTCGCCGCCGTCCTCGGCCCCCATGCGCATGTCCAGGGGGCCGTCGTGCAAAAACCCGAAGCCGCGCTCCGGGTCGTCGAGCTGCAAGGAGGACATCCCCGCGTCCAACAGCGCAGCGTCGACCTTCTCCCACCCCGCCTCGGCCAGGACGGCCGGGAACCGGCTGGACCGGGTGCGCACAAGGCGCACCCGGTCGCCGTAGGGGGCAAGCCATCGCCCGGCTTCCGACAGGGCCTCCCTGTCCCTGTCGAGGCCAAGCACCTGCCCCTCTCCCCCGGCGGCTTCGAGCATCCCCCTAGAATGCCCACCAAGCCCGACCGTGGCGTCCAGAATTTTCATCCCCGGCCGAATGCCGAGGAGTTCGATGACTTCCCGCAAAAGGACCGGTTTGTGGATCGGCTGTCCTTCCATTGCCGCCTCCTAGAACCGCAACGAAACGCCGGAAGCGGCCATGGCTTCCATATGCGCGTTGAAGTTGGCGGCGGTCTGGCGCAGGCGCTCCTCGAAGCGGCCCTGGTCCCAGATTTCGAACTTCGTCCCCACCCCGGCCAGCACCATTTCCTTGTCCAGCCCCGCGTAGGTCCGCAGATAGGGCGGAATGAGGATGCGCCCCTGCTTGTCCACGGTCACTTCCGTGGCCCCGGCGATGAAAAACCGTTCAATGTCCCGAAAGCCGGGCATCAGCGTGTTGCCGGCCCGAAAGCTTGCTTCCACGGCCTCCCACTCGGGCATGGGGTAGCCGGAGATGGCCCCGTCGAAGTTGTTGGTGAGCATCACGCGGCCGTCGGGGACAAGACGAAAAATCTCCTCCCGAAATTCGGGCGGGAGCATCAGGCGACCCTTCGGGTCGAGGCTGCGATTGGAATGTCCCCGGAACACGGCCCCTCACTGGGGTGGCTCACCACTTCTTACCACCATTTCCCACATTCCATCCACCAATCACCCCCCTGTGTCAAGGACAAACCACCCTTTGACCGACACAAGCCCGGACGCCAGGCCATTTTTCGGCCTTTGGTGGGAAATGTTTTGTGATATCGGCCGGATTGCGAAAACAATGTGGGATATATGGTTTTTTCGGCAAAAGCCGATCCAGGGGCAGGGGACGGGGCGACACGACGTCACGCGCTTTCGCGAAGCAAGCCTTGCCAGAATGCGCCGGAACCCGTTAAGGGTCGCAAGTCACGGCATATTCTTCCCCCTTGCCGCATCGGGGGCACCAGCGACGTTTTTTGACCCATGGAAGGGCATCATGCGCGACAGGGCGACCTTGGAAATTCCGGCGGGGCTTGAGGAAGAGTATTATCAAATCAATCCCGACATCCTGCAGAGCTTCAACAAGCTGCGGCCGCCGCTGAACATTTACCGTTTCCTGGAAAACGTGTCCCGCATCACGCCCTATTACAAGGTCGGGGACCGTCTTTCCAAGGAACAGGCCCAGGAGTTGGCCGATCTGGTGGCCGAGGGCGTCATCTTCGTGTCCCGGGCCGACCACGCGGTTTACGTCAAGCACATCAGCTACCAGCTTGATCTGGTGCTGCTGGACAAGCATCTCACCGAATCGGAGATCGCCGACATCTTCCAGATCGCCCTGACCCGGCGCATGGAAGCCTTTTTTGACCAGCCGGTGCGGCTGGTCTACGACAAGGTCCGCGAGGACGTGCTGGTGCTCACCGAGTACGTCTGGGAGGACTTCCACCGCACCCGCGCCCTGGCCAAGCGGCTGCACACGACCCACTCCCTGGCCAACCACGCCGTCAACTGCGGGCTGCTGGGCCTGCATCTCTTCCTGGCCGGCCAGTCGGACGGCTTTCGGGACCAGAAAAACGCCCGTCACATCCTCGACCGCTCCCTGCTCGGCATCTTTCTCCACGACCTGGGCATGACTCGGGTGCCGGCCATGATCCGCGACAAGACCAAGCCGCTTTTGCCCGACGAAATGCAAAAAATTAAAGGCCACACCATGGCCGGCTACGAGATGCTCACCCGCATCGACATCAAGTTTTCGGAAATGGAGCGGTGCGTGTCAGAACACCACGAGCGGCTGGACTGCTCGGGCTATCCGCAAAAGATCGGGGTGGGAACGATTTCGGAACTGGGACTTTTGACCGGAGTGGTGGACTCGTTTTGCGCCATGATCACCAAGCGGCCCTACGCCCCAGCCATGGAGCAGCTGGCCGCCGCCAAAAAGCTCTACGAAGACGCCAAGCGCTACCCGGCCGACGTGGTCAAACGGCTCATCGCCCTCCTGGCCAGCGGCAAATAGGGACGATTTCCCACCGGGAGCGCGCTGGTCGCCGGTCCCAAAAGTTCAGGCCCCTCTCCCTGCCGGGAGAGGGGCCTGAACTTTTGGGACCGGCCGACTCAGTAGGCCAGCACCGCGTCCGGGAAGGCAAGCGCCTCCCAGGGACGGCCGGCATGGCCGGCCGCGCGCTCCAGGAGATAGACGCCGCGCTGGAACAGTTCCCGGGCAAAGGAGGCCTTCATCTCGAACCGGGCCGAGGTGGCCAGGGCTCGGGCCACGGCAAAGGTCAGGCGGGCCTCGAAGGTCCCGTCCCCCTGCTCGGCGGCAAATCCACGGGCGAATTCCAGGAAACGCCGCATGGCCAGCTCCAACTGGCCGCGTGATTTGCGGTCGAAAAAGGGCAGCCGGAAATTGGAGGCCAGAAACACCGCCGTGTCCTGGGCGTAGTCGCCCTCACGGGAGCGGTGCAGATCAATATAGTGGATGCGCTGGGCGGTGTGGTCGTAGACGATGTTGTTGAGGTTGAAATCGCCGTGGAGCAGCACGGCGAACGGCGCGGCCAGGGTCTTCTCGGCCGTCTCGGCCGCCCCGAGCAGGGCGTCCAGGCCGGCGACAGTCTGGCCGCCGATGTCCATGGGGCCAAAGGCCAGGTGGGGATGCAGCCCGAACACGTCGTCCAGGCGGGCGCGCAGTTGGGCCATGGCGTCGGCCGCAACCGCCCGGCGGACAAGGGTTTGCTCCCACAGCCCCCCCACCGTCTGGGTGATCAGAAAGCAGGCGTTTTCCACGATCTCCCGGTCGGCCGTCAGCACCACTTCCTGGACATTGCAGCCGCCCAGGTACTCCAGGAGCATGGAGGCCGACTCGCCGTCGGTCTGAAAGGCCTGGATGCTCGGGGCAAGGCCAGGCGACAGGCGTTGCCAACGCTCGATGTTCTCTTTTTCCTTGGCCAGCTTGTCGGCATTGCCTTCCTTGAAAAGCACGCCCTTGGAGCGCGCCCCGTGGCCCTCCTGGACCCGGCCGATGCGGCAGCCCGACCGTGTGCCCCAGATGGAATGGAAGTCCCCGGGGGTGATGGGCGTTTCCTCGCCCAGCTCCAGGGTGTCCTGCAAGGCCTGGTACTGGTGGATCTTGAGCTTCTCGCCCAAGGCCGCGAAAATGACGGCCTCGCCAATGTTGAGCAGGGCGTCGCCCATGCGTTCGAGATAGCGGAAAATATTGAAGCAGGAGATGGCGTTTTCCGGCGACTCGCCCTGGCGCAGATCTCCTAAAATGGCGTCGAAGGCTTTCTTGAAATGGTCGTCCAGGGCGAACTCGGCCCGGCAGATGCGCAGCGCCAGCTTCACGTCCTGGCGGGTGAGCGCCTGAAAGACCAGCCCCAGGGCCTTGTCCACGTCCACGAAGGGGGCGCGGTAGTCGTAGCGTTTGATAAAGGCCGGCTCGGTCAAGTATTGCATCTGCGAGACGATGTTGACGGCATAGTCCGCGATGCGCTCCAGATTGATATTGATGATGTTGGCGGCGCGAACGAGATCGAGCGTGCGCTTGTTGCGGTCGGTGGAACCGTGGATGCGACCCCAGCAGGCGTTTTCGATGACGCTCTTGAGATTGTCGATATAGTCGTCACGACTTTCGATACGCTTGATGCACTCCTGGTCCGGCCGTTCCACCACGTTCAGCGTGCTGGCCACCTGCTTGGAGACCTCCAGGACCATGAAGCGGAAATTCTCTTCAATGCCTTCCAAAATGCGCATGACCGCTCCCAGGGGATTGTTCCAAGGCCCGCGTCCCGAGTCTTCGCGAAACCGGCCCGAAACAGAGCATACGGATAAAGCTCTCCATGACGCCTGACGCTACGCAGTCAACGCCGCGTCAGGACTGGCCGCCCGGGGCAATGGTCAGGGCGTCGTCCTCGGCGTCCTCGGCCGAGGTTTCGCGCCAGGAGAACTTGAGGTGCAGCTTCATGCGTCCGCCCGTGGACTTGGCCTCGACCAGAAAGCCGAGCATGCCCGAGGGATGCAGCACCACCTCGCCTTCGCGACTGCCCAGGCGCAATTCGCCGGCGGCGAATCCGGCGGTGATGGCTTCGAGA is from Solidesulfovibrio magneticus RS-1 and encodes:
- the mraZ gene encoding division/cell wall cluster transcriptional repressor MraZ, with the translated sequence MFRGHSNRSLDPKGRLMLPPEFREEIFRLVPDGRVMLTNNFDGAISGYPMPEWEAVEASFRAGNTLMPGFRDIERFFIAGATEVTVDKQGRILIPPYLRTYAGLDKEMVLAGVGTKFEIWDQGRFEERLRQTAANFNAHMEAMAASGVSLRF
- the rsmH gene encoding 16S rRNA (cytosine(1402)-N(4))-methyltransferase RsmH, whose product is MEGQPIHKPVLLREVIELLGIRPGMKILDATVGLGGHSRGMLEAAGGEGQVLGLDRDREALSEAGRWLAPYGDRVRLVRTRSSRFPAVLAEAGWEKVDAALLDAGMSSLQLDDPERGFGFLHDGPLDMRMGAEDGGETAEGLVNLASYARLCEIIREYGEDPQAGRIARAIVSVREKEAITTTARLAEVVWQAYPAKWRATARQHPATRTFQALRMAVNEELAELEAFLKAIPDHLAPGGRVAVISFHSLEDRLVKRAFRAEATDCICPREQVVCVCGHRARLRILTKKPVMAGEEEVRDNSRARSAKLRVAERLPDAGADVAG
- a CDS encoding amphi-Trp domain-containing protein, whose translation is MDKETHFKYESTQDADTLRRYLEAITAGFAAGELRLGSREGEVVLHPSGMLGFLVEAKSTGGRMKLHLKFSWRETSAEDAEDDALTIAPGGQS
- a CDS encoding HD-GYP domain-containing protein produces the protein MRDRATLEIPAGLEEEYYQINPDILQSFNKLRPPLNIYRFLENVSRITPYYKVGDRLSKEQAQELADLVAEGVIFVSRADHAVYVKHISYQLDLVLLDKHLTESEIADIFQIALTRRMEAFFDQPVRLVYDKVREDVLVLTEYVWEDFHRTRALAKRLHTTHSLANHAVNCGLLGLHLFLAGQSDGFRDQKNARHILDRSLLGIFLHDLGMTRVPAMIRDKTKPLLPDEMQKIKGHTMAGYEMLTRIDIKFSEMERCVSEHHERLDCSGYPQKIGVGTISELGLLTGVVDSFCAMITKRPYAPAMEQLAAAKKLYEDAKRYPADVVKRLIALLASGK
- a CDS encoding phosphate signaling complex PhoU family protein, which translates into the protein MRILEGIEENFRFMVLEVSKQVASTLNVVERPDQECIKRIESRDDYIDNLKSVIENACWGRIHGSTDRNKRTLDLVRAANIININLERIADYAVNIVSQMQYLTEPAFIKRYDYRAPFVDVDKALGLVFQALTRQDVKLALRICRAEFALDDHFKKAFDAILGDLRQGESPENAISCFNIFRYLERMGDALLNIGEAVIFAALGEKLKIHQYQALQDTLELGEETPITPGDFHSIWGTRSGCRIGRVQEGHGARSKGVLFKEGNADKLAKEKENIERWQRLSPGLAPSIQAFQTDGESASMLLEYLGGCNVQEVVLTADREIVENACFLITQTVGGLWEQTLVRRAVAADAMAQLRARLDDVFGLHPHLAFGPMDIGGQTVAGLDALLGAAETAEKTLAAPFAVLLHGDFNLNNIVYDHTAQRIHYIDLHRSREGDYAQDTAVFLASNFRLPFFDRKSRGQLELAMRRFLEFARGFAAEQGDGTFEARLTFAVARALATSARFEMKASFARELFQRGVYLLERAAGHAGRPWEALAFPDAVLAY